One segment of Candidatus Aminicenantes bacterium DNA contains the following:
- a CDS encoding TOBE domain-containing protein, whose translation MKISARNVFKGKVAEVKPGNVNTEVIIDIPGGMQVVAMISKDAAALLGLKKGKTAYAVIKASSVMVAVD comes from the coding sequence ATGAAGATCAGCGCCAGGAATGTTTTCAAGGGAAAAGTGGCCGAAGTCAAACCAGGGAATGTCAACACCGAAGTGATCATCGACATTCCCGGCGGCATGCAGGTCGTTGCCATGATCTCCAAGGATGCGGCGGCCCTTCTCGGGCTCAAGAAAGGCAAAACCGCCTATGCCGTGATCAAAGCCTCCTCGGTCATGGTGGCGGTGGACTAG